In one window of Nicotiana tabacum cultivar K326 chromosome 12, ASM71507v2, whole genome shotgun sequence DNA:
- the LOC107822010 gene encoding octanoyltransferase LIP2p, chloroplastic, giving the protein MLVLASSVFGLSPTWPLCNPSKSKQYSSTPIFRRLTLTRCQAKRCCACYDMYKELVPYANAWSWQKAIVDKRKAQIERNEDLADTLIVLQHQPVYTLGTGSSEENLHFDIKNAPFELYRTERGGEVTYHGPGQLVMYPIVNLRYHKMDLHWYLRSLEEVIIRVLSSSFSMEASRIDGLTGVWVEGRKLAAIGIRVSQWVTYHGLALNVTTDLAPFQQIVPCGIRDRQVGSIKGLLKEFPVSTENHQDADDVQLIDIAHKSLVKEFCEVFQVDLHCIPTPVLNSSRETLLLA; this is encoded by the exons ATGCTTGTTTTGGCAAGTTCAGTGTTTGGCTTATCCCCAACATGGCCACTGTGCAACCCATCAAAGAGTAAGCAATACTCTAGTACACCCATCTTTAGGAGGCTgactttaacaagatgtcaagccaAAAGATG CTGTGCTTGTTATGATATGTACAAAGAGCTAGTTCCATATGCCAATGCGTGGTCTTGGCAAAAGGCCATTGTCGACAAGAGGAAAGCACAAATTGAAAGGAATGAGGATCTTGCGGACACACTCATTGTATTGCAGCATCAGCCGGTTTATACGTTGGGTACTGGTAGTTCTGAGGAGAATCTACATTTTGACATAAAGAATGCTCCTTTTGAATTGTATCGAACAGAACGTGGAGGTGAAGTAACTTACCATGGCCCTGGTCAG CTAGTTATGTACCCAATCGTCAATCTTCGATATCATAAGATGGACCTTCATTGGTACCTCAGGAGCCTTGAGGAGGTGATCATACGAGTTCTTTCTTCATCATTTTCTATGGAGGCTTCCAGAATTGATGGCTTAACTGGTGTTTGGGTTG AGGGTCGCAAATTAGCtgcaattggtatcagagtatcTCAATGGGTCACGTATCATGGCCTAGCGCTGAATGTCACCACAGATCTGGCACCCTTTCAGCAGATAGTTCCATGTGGGATCCGTGATCGTCAAGTTGGAAGCATAAAGGGATTGCTGAAGGAGTTCCCGGTCTCTACAGAAAACCATCAAGACGCTGATGATGTCCAACTCATTGATATTGCTCATAAATCTTTAGTTAAGGAGTTTTGTGAAGTTTTCCAAGTTGATCTCCATTGTATACCTACACCTGTCTTAAATTCTAGCAGAGAAACCCTTCTCCTGGCTTGA
- the LOC107822009 gene encoding uncharacterized protein LOC107822009 isoform X2, producing the protein MNLQSACSLLQHEASIPKCSQFQFHNNNGRSYVRLEKRNPFAQNGLKFIPSLKKGLIVYASNSSPPEKLNYDGRESRSVSVIASNGSEPFRGKSGSVSFHGLTHQLIEESKLVSAPFEEKRSSFLWVLAPIALISSLVLPRFFIAVAVDDLIKNATFAEIVSSFFSEVMFYIGLATYLRVSDHVQKPYLQFSAKRWSLITGLKGYITSAFFVMGFKIFAPLFALYVTWPSLGLPGLVAVAPFLLGCLVQYLFERFLDRHESSSWPVVPIIFEVYRIYQLTRSVHFVEKLMFAMSGAPVTPELFDRNGALVALIVTFQVLGITCLWSLLTFLQRLFPSRPVSENY; encoded by the exons atgaaccTGCAATCTGCTTGTTCTTTGCTTCAACATGAAGCTTCAATCCCCAAATGTTCTCAATTCCAGTTTCACAat AACAATGGCAGAAGCTATGTTCGATTGGAGAAAAGAAACCCTTTTGCTCAAAACGGTTTGAAAT TTATTCCATCACTGAAGAAGGGGTTGATAGTGTATGCCTCTAATTCTAGTCCTCCGGAGAAGTTAAATTATGATGGCAGGGAAAGTAGGAGTGTAAGCGTAATCGCCAGTAATGGGTCTGAACCATTTCGGGGTAAATCGGGTTCTGTTTCATTCCACGGGCTTACTCACCAACTGATCGAGGAAAGTAAGTTGGTGTCAGCCCCTTTTGAGGAAAAAAGAAGCTCCTTTCTCTGGGTTCTTGCTCCTATTGCGTTGATCTCTTCTTTAGTGCTTCCTCGGTTCTTCATTGCTGTCGCAGTTGATGACTTAATCAAGAACGCGACCTTTGCAG AAATTGTGTCTTCATTTTTCTCTGAGGTCATGTTTTATATTGGCCTTGCGACATACCTTCGGGTCTCTGACCACGTTCAGAAGCCATATCTACAATTCAGTGCAAAGAGATGGAGCCTCATTACTGGGCTAAAGGGATATATAACATCTGCTTTCTTTGTAATGGGGTTTAAGATTTTTGCCCCGCTCTTTGCTCTTTATGTTACCTGGCCTTCACTTGGCTTGCCAGGCTTGGTTGCAGTGGCTCCTTTTCTGCTTGGCTGTTTGGTACAGTATTTATTCGAGAGATTTCTTGACAGACATGAATCATCTTCATGGCCCGTGGTGCCAATTATTTTTGAG GTTTACAGAATATATCAGTTGACAAGATCCGTACATTTTGTGGAGAAGCTGATGTTTGCCATGAGCGGAGCTCCTGTCACGCCCGAGTTGTTTGATAGAAATGGTGCATTGGTTGCTTTGATAGTGACTTTCCAAGTCTTAGGAATAACTTGCTTATGGTCGTTGCTTACATTTCTTCAAAGGCTCTTTCCTTCCAGACCTGTTTCTGAAAACTACTAA
- the LOC107822009 gene encoding uncharacterized protein LOC107822009 isoform X1 gives MNLQSACSLLQHEASIPKCSQFQFHNVSVSSLVRKNNGRSYVRLEKRNPFAQNGLKFIPSLKKGLIVYASNSSPPEKLNYDGRESRSVSVIASNGSEPFRGKSGSVSFHGLTHQLIEESKLVSAPFEEKRSSFLWVLAPIALISSLVLPRFFIAVAVDDLIKNATFAEIVSSFFSEVMFYIGLATYLRVSDHVQKPYLQFSAKRWSLITGLKGYITSAFFVMGFKIFAPLFALYVTWPSLGLPGLVAVAPFLLGCLVQYLFERFLDRHESSSWPVVPIIFEVYRIYQLTRSVHFVEKLMFAMSGAPVTPELFDRNGALVALIVTFQVLGITCLWSLLTFLQRLFPSRPVSENY, from the exons atgaaccTGCAATCTGCTTGTTCTTTGCTTCAACATGAAGCTTCAATCCCCAAATGTTCTCAATTCCAGTTTCACAat GTTTCTGTGTCATCTCTGGTGCGGAAGAACAATGGCAGAAGCTATGTTCGATTGGAGAAAAGAAACCCTTTTGCTCAAAACGGTTTGAAAT TTATTCCATCACTGAAGAAGGGGTTGATAGTGTATGCCTCTAATTCTAGTCCTCCGGAGAAGTTAAATTATGATGGCAGGGAAAGTAGGAGTGTAAGCGTAATCGCCAGTAATGGGTCTGAACCATTTCGGGGTAAATCGGGTTCTGTTTCATTCCACGGGCTTACTCACCAACTGATCGAGGAAAGTAAGTTGGTGTCAGCCCCTTTTGAGGAAAAAAGAAGCTCCTTTCTCTGGGTTCTTGCTCCTATTGCGTTGATCTCTTCTTTAGTGCTTCCTCGGTTCTTCATTGCTGTCGCAGTTGATGACTTAATCAAGAACGCGACCTTTGCAG AAATTGTGTCTTCATTTTTCTCTGAGGTCATGTTTTATATTGGCCTTGCGACATACCTTCGGGTCTCTGACCACGTTCAGAAGCCATATCTACAATTCAGTGCAAAGAGATGGAGCCTCATTACTGGGCTAAAGGGATATATAACATCTGCTTTCTTTGTAATGGGGTTTAAGATTTTTGCCCCGCTCTTTGCTCTTTATGTTACCTGGCCTTCACTTGGCTTGCCAGGCTTGGTTGCAGTGGCTCCTTTTCTGCTTGGCTGTTTGGTACAGTATTTATTCGAGAGATTTCTTGACAGACATGAATCATCTTCATGGCCCGTGGTGCCAATTATTTTTGAG GTTTACAGAATATATCAGTTGACAAGATCCGTACATTTTGTGGAGAAGCTGATGTTTGCCATGAGCGGAGCTCCTGTCACGCCCGAGTTGTTTGATAGAAATGGTGCATTGGTTGCTTTGATAGTGACTTTCCAAGTCTTAGGAATAACTTGCTTATGGTCGTTGCTTACATTTCTTCAAAGGCTCTTTCCTTCCAGACCTGTTTCTGAAAACTACTAA
- the LOC107822009 gene encoding uncharacterized protein LOC107822009 isoform X3, which translates to MFSIPVSQFIPSLKKGLIVYASNSSPPEKLNYDGRESRSVSVIASNGSEPFRGKSGSVSFHGLTHQLIEESKLVSAPFEEKRSSFLWVLAPIALISSLVLPRFFIAVAVDDLIKNATFAEIVSSFFSEVMFYIGLATYLRVSDHVQKPYLQFSAKRWSLITGLKGYITSAFFVMGFKIFAPLFALYVTWPSLGLPGLVAVAPFLLGCLVQYLFERFLDRHESSSWPVVPIIFEVYRIYQLTRSVHFVEKLMFAMSGAPVTPELFDRNGALVALIVTFQVLGITCLWSLLTFLQRLFPSRPVSENY; encoded by the exons ATGTTCTCAATTCCAGTTTCACAat TTATTCCATCACTGAAGAAGGGGTTGATAGTGTATGCCTCTAATTCTAGTCCTCCGGAGAAGTTAAATTATGATGGCAGGGAAAGTAGGAGTGTAAGCGTAATCGCCAGTAATGGGTCTGAACCATTTCGGGGTAAATCGGGTTCTGTTTCATTCCACGGGCTTACTCACCAACTGATCGAGGAAAGTAAGTTGGTGTCAGCCCCTTTTGAGGAAAAAAGAAGCTCCTTTCTCTGGGTTCTTGCTCCTATTGCGTTGATCTCTTCTTTAGTGCTTCCTCGGTTCTTCATTGCTGTCGCAGTTGATGACTTAATCAAGAACGCGACCTTTGCAG AAATTGTGTCTTCATTTTTCTCTGAGGTCATGTTTTATATTGGCCTTGCGACATACCTTCGGGTCTCTGACCACGTTCAGAAGCCATATCTACAATTCAGTGCAAAGAGATGGAGCCTCATTACTGGGCTAAAGGGATATATAACATCTGCTTTCTTTGTAATGGGGTTTAAGATTTTTGCCCCGCTCTTTGCTCTTTATGTTACCTGGCCTTCACTTGGCTTGCCAGGCTTGGTTGCAGTGGCTCCTTTTCTGCTTGGCTGTTTGGTACAGTATTTATTCGAGAGATTTCTTGACAGACATGAATCATCTTCATGGCCCGTGGTGCCAATTATTTTTGAG GTTTACAGAATATATCAGTTGACAAGATCCGTACATTTTGTGGAGAAGCTGATGTTTGCCATGAGCGGAGCTCCTGTCACGCCCGAGTTGTTTGATAGAAATGGTGCATTGGTTGCTTTGATAGTGACTTTCCAAGTCTTAGGAATAACTTGCTTATGGTCGTTGCTTACATTTCTTCAAAGGCTCTTTCCTTCCAGACCTGTTTCTGAAAACTACTAA